The following proteins are encoded in a genomic region of Haloarcula marina:
- a CDS encoding polysaccharide pyruvyl transferase family protein yields MYSRIRAIGQKFAFGTAVTEQLIFDSLTSQESRSELTGENIVIVGGELFNKGAQAMTFTVVDRLKRRFPGKSIYLFSNRDYQRDSIEKEQYDFTILPWSGGARIDAMSSIVPAVYDDPYPQTAHQEVKAVLNDCAFIIDINGYALSSQWGFQQSLQYMSNLISAKRKKIPIYILPQSIGPFSYPHAAATILKPLFSAFLPSAEVICPREKEGIKCLRPYTTENVQLESDIVLQYQDYNLENVFTEVPEFQVPDVEGDAVGVVPNSRLVERKERDQLKDMYIAILETLLDQGKNVYVLRHSSEDEEICTWIKSLFDDDNHIYLLDDELNAIELEQTIEQFDYLIGSRYHSLVHSYRNGVPVIAIGWATKYGELLESFDQSAYFFDGRNKIDISQLEAAIRQLDTKKEDEKERIQEHIETIHQSDLLTQLFGAV; encoded by the coding sequence ATGTACAGTCGCATCCGGGCGATTGGGCAAAAATTTGCCTTCGGAACAGCGGTCACTGAACAGCTTATCTTTGATTCGCTCACATCCCAAGAATCGAGGAGCGAATTAACTGGAGAAAATATTGTCATTGTCGGTGGTGAATTATTCAACAAAGGTGCACAGGCGATGACCTTCACAGTTGTTGACCGACTCAAGCGGCGATTTCCGGGGAAGTCGATTTACCTCTTTTCGAACCGAGATTACCAACGAGACAGTATTGAGAAAGAACAGTACGATTTTACGATACTGCCGTGGTCTGGTGGTGCCCGGATAGATGCAATGTCTTCAATAGTGCCAGCAGTGTACGACGATCCGTATCCACAAACCGCTCACCAGGAAGTGAAGGCTGTACTCAACGATTGCGCCTTTATTATAGATATAAATGGCTACGCTCTCTCCTCACAATGGGGTTTTCAACAATCGTTACAGTATATGTCTAATTTAATTTCGGCCAAACGAAAGAAGATACCAATTTACATTTTACCACAGTCTATCGGCCCGTTTTCGTATCCTCATGCTGCTGCTACGATTCTCAAGCCACTGTTTTCCGCCTTTCTTCCTTCTGCAGAAGTTATTTGTCCGCGTGAGAAGGAGGGCATCAAGTGCTTGCGCCCTTACACAACAGAGAATGTCCAGTTGGAGTCTGATATTGTTCTTCAGTATCAGGATTATAACTTGGAAAACGTATTCACTGAGGTTCCGGAGTTTCAGGTTCCGGATGTTGAGGGAGATGCAGTTGGTGTTGTACCGAATTCAAGGCTCGTAGAGCGCAAAGAACGAGATCAATTGAAAGATATGTACATTGCGATACTCGAAACACTACTTGATCAGGGGAAGAATGTGTACGTGCTTCGGCACTCTTCCGAGGACGAAGAAATTTGTACGTGGATTAAATCCTTGTTCGATGATGACAATCACATCTATCTTCTCGACGACGAACTAAACGCAATCGAGCTAGAGCAAACAATCGAACAATTTGACTATTTGATTGGTTCTCGATATCATTCATTGGTCCATTCGTACCGAAATGGGGTGCCCGTCATCGCAATCGGATGGGCAACAAAATATGGGGAACTACTCGAAAGCTTTGATCAATCCGCATATTTTTTTGATGGTCGAAACAAGATTGACATCTCCCAATTAGAAGCAGCAATCCGTCAGTTGGATACAAAGAAGGAGGACGAAAAAGAGAGGATTCAAGAGCATATTGAAACAATTCATCAAAGCGATTTACTCACTCAGTTGTTCGGTGCAGTCTAA
- a CDS encoding nitroreductase family protein: MPELRTAYAIYKKRGILSLFQSVLSYIIWKILPEAKTKRFISRSALISNLYFHFKKTFKFEQKSILHGQALYQELEDSGSKPQHRVIRQIHRIEKGISMKDRRDVFAEGYIQQTVNDVSKLWKQSKTADTQLKWSIDVLSEYFEIVEKTEPISRAETNFKHLLTEIDYEPEEKKPIKRSEVESNSVTYRDFHELALQRTSTRWFEQRKVPREVLNKSLETALQSPSACNRQSFEFRFYDEKELIQEITELPIGVSGYRDNIPCLAVIVGKHRAYSDARDRHVVYIDSSLTAMSFQYALEAQGLASCCINWPVIHRLEVDMADTIGLDDDEEVIMLMAIGYPDSEAKVPFSAKKSVDEVASFNET, from the coding sequence ATGCCTGAATTAAGGACTGCATATGCTATCTATAAAAAGAGAGGAATTTTATCACTCTTTCAATCGGTGTTGAGTTATATTATATGGAAGATTCTCCCAGAAGCGAAAACAAAGCGATTTATATCCCGGTCAGCATTGATATCTAATCTGTACTTCCACTTCAAAAAAACATTCAAATTTGAACAAAAGTCTATACTCCATGGGCAGGCTTTGTACCAAGAGTTAGAGGATAGCGGATCAAAACCCCAACATAGGGTTATTCGCCAGATACATCGAATAGAAAAAGGCATATCCATGAAGGACCGTCGAGATGTGTTTGCTGAAGGTTACATTCAGCAAACTGTCAACGATGTATCTAAATTGTGGAAGCAATCGAAAACAGCTGATACTCAACTCAAGTGGTCCATAGACGTACTATCAGAATATTTTGAAATTGTCGAAAAGACGGAACCGATTTCACGGGCGGAAACTAATTTCAAACATTTGCTCACAGAAATTGACTATGAACCAGAGGAGAAGAAACCAATCAAGCGTAGTGAGGTTGAATCAAATTCTGTAACATACCGCGACTTTCATGAACTAGCATTGCAACGAACTAGTACTCGATGGTTCGAACAACGGAAGGTACCGAGAGAGGTACTTAATAAATCACTGGAAACAGCACTACAATCTCCAAGTGCCTGTAACAGACAGTCATTCGAGTTCCGTTTCTACGACGAAAAAGAGTTGATACAAGAGATCACAGAGTTGCCAATTGGAGTATCTGGATATCGAGACAATATCCCCTGTCTAGCGGTAATTGTCGGGAAACATCGAGCCTATTCCGATGCACGAGATAGACATGTCGTATATATCGATTCTAGTTTGACGGCTATGAGTTTCCAATATGCTCTAGAGGCTCAAGGATTAGCTTCGTGCTGTATCAATTGGCCGGTCATCCACCGATTAGAAGTGGATATGGCCGACACAATTGGGTTAGATGATGACGAGGAGGTCATCATGCTTATGGCGATAGGATACCCTGATTCAGAAGCGAAAGTTCCTTTCTCTGCAAAAAAAAGTGTGGATGAGGTTGCATCGTTCAACGAGACGTAA
- a CDS encoding DUF58 domain-containing protein — protein sequence MDVTRRFWALVGAALALAVVAPLVERPLLVLGTAGIGGYLFARQMVFVHRLHRLDDSLQIDLSVPRTLLTQDETVPAILRGVSASTPLNVTVTATVPASADGPPEAERRVSITGPETASATFDVTWPVVGTMRFGAPTVRVVDPHGLFAETIERGPTPEVRVEPHTARTLHVGQGGETALATFGEHATDSLGEGIDPAELRRYTAGDSAGDIDWKATARLNEPYVREHEVETDRRTMLLVDHRQRLDTGQPGETKLDYLREVSLALAEQAKQFDDPLGLYTVGDEGLTTELEPSLDGEQYRTIVDTLYDLEPSGAVAERTMGARSPGTAQATRIRLQGDTSAFAATLRPYLRERRGYVRQIAQDPLFSTTQTYLSRLGGEVWTAIFTDDRQPTELREAVKIARQDGNHVVVFLTPHVLFESGALADLNDAYARYTEFESFRRDLAALDRVSVYEVGPGDRLAAVLSTGR from the coding sequence ATGGACGTAACGCGGCGGTTCTGGGCACTTGTCGGAGCCGCTCTCGCGCTGGCGGTGGTCGCGCCGCTCGTCGAGCGTCCGCTGTTGGTGCTGGGGACGGCCGGAATCGGTGGCTATCTCTTCGCCCGGCAAATGGTGTTCGTCCACCGACTCCACCGACTCGACGATAGCCTGCAAATCGACCTATCCGTTCCGCGGACGCTGCTTACGCAGGACGAGACGGTTCCCGCAATACTCCGAGGAGTATCCGCTTCGACGCCGCTCAACGTCACCGTGACGGCGACGGTTCCGGCAAGTGCCGACGGACCGCCCGAAGCCGAGCGACGGGTCAGCATCACCGGTCCTGAGACTGCGTCGGCGACGTTCGACGTGACGTGGCCCGTCGTCGGGACGATGCGGTTTGGCGCGCCGACAGTACGCGTCGTAGACCCTCACGGCTTGTTCGCCGAAACCATCGAACGCGGGCCGACCCCCGAAGTCCGCGTCGAACCACACACCGCCCGGACGCTTCACGTCGGGCAGGGTGGCGAGACGGCGCTGGCGACCTTCGGCGAGCACGCGACCGACTCGCTCGGTGAAGGTATCGACCCCGCTGAGCTGCGCAGGTACACCGCCGGAGACTCCGCGGGCGACATCGACTGGAAGGCCACGGCGCGGTTGAACGAGCCGTACGTCCGCGAGCACGAGGTGGAGACGGACCGTCGAACGATGTTGTTGGTCGACCATCGTCAGCGACTCGACACCGGGCAGCCGGGTGAGACGAAACTTGACTATCTACGGGAAGTCTCGCTAGCTCTCGCCGAACAGGCCAAGCAGTTCGACGACCCGCTGGGACTATACACCGTCGGTGACGAAGGACTCACGACCGAACTGGAGCCCTCTCTGGATGGGGAGCAGTACCGGACCATCGTGGACACGCTGTACGACCTCGAACCGTCTGGGGCGGTTGCGGAGCGAACGATGGGCGCGCGCAGTCCCGGAACCGCACAAGCCACACGAATACGGTTACAAGGCGATACATCGGCATTCGCCGCGACGCTACGGCCGTACCTTCGTGAGCGTCGCGGATACGTGAGACAGATTGCGCAGGACCCGTTGTTCTCCACGACACAAACGTACCTCTCCCGACTCGGCGGTGAGGTGTGGACGGCGATATTCACCGACGACCGCCAGCCGACCGAACTGCGCGAGGCGGTCAAAATCGCACGACAAGACGGGAACCACGTCGTCGTCTTTCTGACGCCGCACGTTCTCTTCGAGTCCGGCGCGCTCGCCGACCTCAACGACGCCTACGCGCGGTATACCGAGTTCGAGTCATTCCGCAGGGACCTCGCCGCGCTGGACCGCGTCTCGGTGTACGAGGTCGGACCGGGCGACCGACTCGCCGCAGTCCTCTCGACC